In the Muricauda sp. MAR_2010_75 genome, one interval contains:
- the dgt gene encoding dGTP triphosphohydrolase has product MSYKEKWSLLLEEKRFRAKSKTIESDGRNTFENDYGRLISSAPIRRLQDKTQVFPLEESDYIRTRLTHSLEVSYLASSIGQSIENQLLKKKELDSELKGNLSSLLRVAGLVHDIGNPPFGHFGEEAIKTFFKDYFKNNDGSTLSEIEKADFENFDGNVQTLRILSKLYYFGDEHGYNLNYSSLASIIKYPSNSIDGNRKLISLEEFSKLPSSEKKKHTFEIAKKKFGYFQTEEETFIEINKYLNLGDRRHPVVYLLEAADDIAYSAADIEDGIKLGKVDLNDIERIFRENLVENKKNVLGNLKKLRKKFEKEKNVDTSLIVQKFRILTQQIMIGSIVKSFEEHYDEIMEGKLESEIIDISAAKDIRKAYKKLQYIVFDDKSILKKEIAGWEAIYGLLEIFVKASKSDSFIASGNNLESRLYKIISTSHRKVFEDIEKYKNDEYKTLQLIVDFISGMTDRYAIRLFQELKGIKI; this is encoded by the coding sequence ATGAGTTATAAAGAGAAATGGAGTTTACTTCTTGAAGAGAAAAGATTCCGGGCTAAATCTAAAACTATTGAAAGTGATGGGCGAAACACTTTCGAGAATGATTACGGGAGACTTATTTCAAGTGCACCAATCCGAAGGTTGCAAGACAAAACCCAAGTATTTCCATTGGAGGAAAGTGATTATATCAGAACAAGGTTAACCCATTCTTTGGAAGTTTCCTATTTAGCAAGCTCAATTGGTCAGAGTATAGAAAATCAACTATTAAAGAAAAAAGAACTTGACTCAGAATTGAAAGGAAATTTAAGTTCTTTATTAAGGGTTGCAGGACTTGTACATGATATAGGGAACCCTCCGTTCGGACATTTTGGGGAGGAGGCAATAAAGACATTTTTCAAAGATTATTTTAAAAACAATGACGGGAGTACACTTAGTGAGATAGAAAAAGCTGATTTCGAAAACTTTGACGGTAATGTGCAAACACTTAGAATACTATCCAAACTTTATTATTTCGGTGATGAACATGGATACAATCTAAATTATTCAAGTCTAGCTTCAATAATTAAATATCCCTCAAATTCTATTGATGGAAATAGAAAATTAATATCATTAGAAGAGTTTAGTAAGTTGCCAAGTAGTGAAAAAAAGAAACACACGTTTGAAATCGCCAAGAAGAAGTTTGGTTATTTTCAAACTGAGGAAGAAACATTTATTGAAATAAACAAGTACCTAAATCTAGGGGATCGAAGACACCCTGTTGTCTATTTACTTGAAGCAGCCGATGATATTGCTTATAGTGCGGCAGATATTGAAGATGGAATTAAACTAGGAAAAGTAGATTTAAATGACATTGAAAGGATTTTCAGAGAAAACTTAGTGGAAAACAAGAAAAATGTACTTGGTAATCTGAAAAAATTAAGGAAAAAATTTGAAAAAGAGAAGAATGTTGATACCTCATTGATAGTTCAAAAATTTAGAATTTTAACTCAACAGATAATGATTGGCAGCATAGTGAAATCATTTGAGGAACATTATGATGAGATAATGGAAGGAAAGTTAGAAAGTGAAATAATTGATATTTCAGCAGCTAAAGATATACGTAAAGCATATAAAAAATTACAGTACATTGTATTTGATGATAAGTCGATCCTTAAAAAAGAAATAGCAGGATGGGAGGCCATATATGGTTTGTTAGAAATTTTTGTTAAAGCCTCCAAAAGTGATTCTTTTATTGCGTCTGGAAACAATTTGGAATCTAGGTTGTATAAAATAATTTCTACCAGCCATAGAAAAGTATTCGAGGACATTGAAAAATATAAAAATGATGAGTATAAAACTTTGCAATTAATCGTCGACTTTATTAGCGGAATGACCGATAGATATGCAATTAGGTTGTTTCAAGAACTCAAAGGCATTAAAATTTAA